In Bradyrhizobium guangxiense, the following are encoded in one genomic region:
- a CDS encoding patatin-like phospholipase family protein, giving the protein MLDRLKGRSANGSNGEKVGLGSIRRPVIGLALGGGAARGFAHIGILRTLIANGIVPDVVVGTSIGAVVGGLHAAGRLDTFEDWGRSLQGMRNILGYLDIRLNGSGLLGGEKLATRLEEAIGQILIEDLPIKFASVATEVRTGHEIWLTRGRVVDAMRASYALPGIFAPVLIGDRWLVDGALVNPVPVSAARALGAEIVIAANLSSDIFTHSTTIYSHGAKPEPASPAAEEPRTKRRFSRLFSPEKTVKREFFGGNGRPGISSVMVDAFNIMQDRITRARLAGDPPDLLITPRVGQFGWFDFHRSEDLIAHGTRAAERALDSIQEAIHVLAPAPEGTAPKAGEEA; this is encoded by the coding sequence GTGCTGGACAGATTGAAAGGCCGGAGCGCGAACGGCTCGAATGGCGAGAAGGTGGGTCTCGGCAGCATCCGCCGGCCGGTGATCGGCCTTGCCCTTGGCGGCGGCGCGGCGCGCGGCTTTGCCCATATCGGAATCCTGAGGACCCTGATTGCTAACGGCATCGTGCCCGATGTGGTGGTCGGCACCTCCATTGGCGCCGTGGTCGGCGGCCTCCATGCGGCCGGCCGGCTCGATACGTTCGAAGATTGGGGGCGCAGCCTGCAGGGCATGCGCAACATCCTCGGCTATCTCGACATCCGCCTCAATGGCTCCGGCCTGCTCGGCGGCGAAAAGCTGGCGACCCGGCTCGAGGAGGCGATCGGGCAGATCCTGATCGAGGACCTGCCCATCAAGTTCGCGAGCGTCGCGACCGAGGTCCGCACCGGCCACGAGATCTGGCTGACACGCGGTCGCGTGGTCGATGCGATGCGGGCGTCCTACGCCCTGCCCGGGATCTTCGCGCCCGTGCTGATCGGCGACCGCTGGCTGGTCGACGGCGCGCTGGTGAACCCGGTGCCGGTCTCCGCCGCCCGCGCGCTCGGCGCCGAAATCGTCATCGCCGCAAATCTTTCCAGCGACATCTTCACCCATTCCACGACGATCTATTCGCACGGCGCAAAGCCCGAGCCGGCCTCGCCGGCGGCCGAGGAGCCCCGCACCAAACGGCGGTTCTCGCGCCTGTTCTCGCCCGAGAAGACCGTGAAGCGCGAGTTTTTCGGCGGCAACGGCCGGCCCGGCATCTCCTCGGTGATGGTGGATGCCTTCAACATCATGCAGGACCGCATTACCCGTGCCCGCCTCGCGGGCGATCCGCCTGATCTGTTGATCACGCCACGGGTCGGCCAATTCGGCTGGTTCGACTTTCACCGCTCCGAAGACCTGATCGCACATGGCACGCGCGCCGCCGAGCGCGCGCTGGACTCGATCCAGGAGGCGATCCATGTGCTGGCCCCGGCGCCCGAAGGCACCGCGCCGAAAGCGGGCGAAGAGGCCTGA
- a CDS encoding CBS domain-containing protein, whose product MTVRSILNTKGHQIMSVEPDAKLAAAVKLLGEKKIGAVLVMNQSRLEGILSERDIVRVLGERGAGVLEEPVAQVMTRKVVTCKETDTVAELMEMMTSGKFRHLPVVDNGKVVGLISIGDIVKRRVQEYESEQEALRDYIKTA is encoded by the coding sequence ATGACGGTACGTTCCATTCTCAACACCAAGGGGCACCAGATCATGAGCGTCGAGCCGGACGCCAAGCTGGCTGCCGCGGTCAAGCTGCTCGGTGAGAAGAAGATCGGTGCGGTGCTGGTGATGAACCAGAGCCGGCTCGAAGGCATCCTGTCGGAGCGCGACATCGTCCGCGTGCTCGGCGAGCGCGGCGCCGGCGTGCTGGAAGAGCCGGTGGCTCAGGTCATGACCCGCAAGGTCGTCACTTGCAAGGAGACCGACACCGTCGCCGAGCTCATGGAGATGATGACATCGGGCAAGTTCCGCCATCTGCCCGTGGTCGACAACGGCAAGGTGGTCGGCCTCATTTCGATCGGCGACATCGTCAAGCGTCGCGTTCAGGAATACGAGTCCGAGCAGGAAGCCCTGCGCGACTACATCAAGACGGCCTGA
- a CDS encoding rhomboid family intramembrane serine protease has translation MPAVHEEVPREPVLTLPGALTAYIALLAVIHLRVLLPPELENWTIDVFGFIPKRYDSSLLNLQIPGGAGAKVWTFVTYSLLHANLTHLGFNVLWLLPFGSALARRFGAVRFFLFLAVTAVAGALAHLVTHEHAVAPMIGASASVSGAMAAAIRFAFVRGSFLSFNRSDADTAARVPALPLSRALRDGRVVGFLAVWFGVNIIFGVGAIGVDAETTSVAWQAHIGGFFAGLLLFTLFDPVPRVRSDAADASSQDVSDRI, from the coding sequence CTGCCGGCCGTCCATGAGGAGGTTCCGCGGGAGCCGGTCCTGACGCTGCCCGGGGCGCTGACGGCCTATATCGCCCTCCTGGCGGTGATCCATCTGCGGGTGCTGCTGCCGCCGGAGCTCGAGAACTGGACCATCGACGTCTTCGGCTTCATTCCGAAGCGCTACGATTCCTCTCTGCTCAATCTGCAGATCCCAGGCGGCGCCGGGGCGAAGGTCTGGACCTTCGTCACCTATTCGCTGCTGCACGCCAACCTGACCCATCTCGGCTTCAACGTGCTGTGGCTGCTGCCATTCGGCAGCGCGCTGGCGCGGCGCTTTGGTGCCGTCAGATTCTTCCTGTTCCTCGCGGTGACGGCGGTGGCCGGCGCGCTCGCCCATCTCGTCACCCATGAGCATGCGGTGGCGCCGATGATCGGCGCCTCGGCCTCGGTGTCGGGCGCGATGGCAGCCGCCATCCGCTTCGCGTTCGTCCGCGGCAGCTTCCTGTCGTTCAACCGTTCGGACGCCGATACCGCAGCAAGGGTTCCGGCGCTGCCGCTGTCGCGCGCGCTGCGCGACGGACGGGTGGTCGGCTTCCTCGCCGTGTGGTTCGGCGTCAATATCATCTTCGGCGTCGGCGCGATCGGGGTCGATGCCGAAACCACGAGCGTCGCCTGGCAGGCGCATATCGGCGGCTTCTTCGCCGGCCTGTTGCTGTTCACCCTGTTCGATCCCGTGCCGCGCGTGCGAAGCGATGCTGCGGATGCGTCATCACAGGACGTTTCAGACCGTATCTGA
- a CDS encoding PAS domain-containing protein: protein MKHPSSRAFFSYWDSKRGAARAPDRADIDPAAVRGLLGDIFVLSCEPKLGFPFRVAGTRVCALAGCDLKDQSFAALFDDASRSEIEEIATIVADEALGAIAGVTAAREDGSKAYLELLLLPFNARPHTPVSVTGVLAPFDDECGALSAFTLTSWRYLHQPEKLLPRAIRKLQIARGLMVYEGLR from the coding sequence ATGAAACATCCGTCAAGCCGCGCGTTCTTCTCGTATTGGGACAGCAAGCGCGGCGCTGCACGGGCCCCTGATCGGGCCGACATCGACCCGGCCGCGGTGCGTGGCCTGCTCGGCGACATCTTCGTGCTCTCCTGCGAGCCGAAGCTCGGCTTCCCGTTCCGCGTCGCCGGCACGCGCGTCTGCGCGCTGGCCGGGTGTGACCTCAAGGACCAGAGCTTTGCGGCCCTGTTCGATGATGCGAGCCGTAGCGAGATCGAGGAGATCGCGACCATCGTCGCCGACGAAGCGCTAGGTGCGATCGCCGGCGTCACGGCCGCGCGCGAAGACGGCAGCAAGGCCTATCTCGAGCTGTTGCTGCTGCCCTTCAACGCCCGCCCGCACACGCCGGTGAGCGTGACAGGCGTGCTCGCGCCGTTCGACGACGAATGCGGCGCGCTTTCAGCCTTCACCCTCACCTCCTGGCGCTATCTGCACCAGCCGGAGAAACTGCTGCCGCGCGCGATCCGGAAATTGCAGATCGCACGCGGGCTGATGGTGTATGAAGGGCTGAGGTAG